From Lysobacter auxotrophicus, the proteins below share one genomic window:
- a CDS encoding type VI secretion system Vgr family protein: MAHQSDVRFRFLVGEQSLDVVRFELTEGVSQAFRLNLELSSVDDAIDGAGLLDQDAVFTIERDGIPDRTVAGIVTAFEQGNSGHRFTRYRAVVESPLARLALRHNSRIFQQVNAPEILATVLKEHRLQGAKTTYLAKHEPREFAVQYREHDDRFLYRLATEEGIVYWHQTEGAQSRLVLSDRIDTAPTLDGEVLYQPVTAGDAPVPHVRHFAHRRQLAPTRATQREYSFHNPPYNQEHGTRAWAAEQAAGDFEFYDYAAGYKKDEVGRPFTRTKLSGLRNLAEHALIEGDDARLWPGLAFELTGHSNEALNVRWRVITMRHRGEQAVSQEADAAGAEHGSRYDYNATVVPAHYDWKPEPAPHPVIDGPQVAEVVGPENEEIYTDVHGRIKVYFPWDREGDRKESSSCWIRVSQGWAGAMYGFMAVPRVGHEVIVSFLDGRIDQPIVTGRAYNAANRPPYELPLHKTRTTFKTQTHKGKGYNELRFEDEAGQEEIFVHAQKDQNIVVENDETTKVGHDRSEDVGNDETIQIGHDRSGLCNGPFRSAYLPAYRAPCD, from the coding sequence ATGGCGCACCAATCGGATGTGCGATTTAGATTCCTGGTGGGCGAGCAATCGCTCGACGTAGTGCGTTTCGAGCTGACCGAAGGCGTATCGCAGGCGTTTCGGTTAAACCTGGAGCTGTCCAGTGTCGATGACGCAATTGACGGAGCGGGGCTACTGGACCAAGACGCAGTCTTCACGATCGAGCGTGATGGCATCCCTGATCGTACCGTGGCCGGCATTGTCACTGCCTTCGAGCAAGGCAACAGCGGCCATCGTTTCACCCGCTATCGAGCCGTGGTCGAATCCCCGTTGGCGCGCTTGGCGCTGCGTCACAACAGCCGCATCTTCCAGCAGGTCAACGCGCCGGAGATCCTTGCGACCGTCCTGAAAGAACACCGCCTCCAAGGCGCCAAAACGACCTACCTCGCTAAGCACGAGCCCAGGGAGTTCGCGGTCCAATACAGGGAACACGACGACCGATTCCTGTACCGGCTCGCGACGGAAGAGGGCATCGTCTATTGGCATCAGACGGAAGGCGCGCAATCCAGGTTAGTGCTGAGCGACCGTATCGATACCGCGCCCACACTCGATGGCGAAGTCCTGTATCAACCCGTAACGGCCGGCGACGCGCCGGTGCCGCACGTGCGGCATTTCGCCCACCGTCGCCAGCTTGCGCCGACGAGGGCGACCCAACGCGAGTACAGTTTCCACAATCCGCCGTACAACCAGGAGCACGGCACCCGTGCCTGGGCTGCCGAGCAAGCGGCGGGTGATTTTGAGTTCTACGACTATGCTGCGGGGTACAAGAAGGACGAGGTGGGCCGGCCTTTCACGCGGACCAAGCTGTCCGGCCTACGCAACCTGGCCGAGCACGCGCTAATCGAAGGCGACGATGCACGCCTATGGCCGGGCTTGGCGTTCGAACTGACCGGGCATTCGAATGAAGCGTTGAATGTGCGTTGGCGCGTGATCACGATGCGCCATCGTGGCGAGCAGGCTGTCTCGCAGGAGGCCGATGCGGCGGGTGCTGAGCATGGAAGCCGCTACGACTACAACGCCACGGTCGTCCCCGCCCATTACGATTGGAAGCCCGAACCAGCGCCGCACCCCGTGATCGACGGGCCGCAAGTCGCAGAAGTGGTTGGTCCGGAGAATGAAGAGATCTACACCGATGTTCACGGAAGGATAAAAGTCTACTTCCCTTGGGATCGCGAGGGTGATCGCAAGGAATCCAGTTCATGCTGGATCCGCGTGTCGCAGGGCTGGGCCGGGGCGATGTACGGCTTCATGGCGGTCCCGCGGGTGGGGCACGAGGTGATCGTCAGCTTCCTGGACGGACGGATCGATCAGCCGATCGTGACCGGCCGAGCGTACAACGCCGCGAATCGGCCGCCGTATGAATTGCCGTTGCACAAGACGCGCACGACATTTAAAACCCAAACTCACAAAGGCAAGGGTTACAACGAGCTGCGCTTTGAAGACGAAGCCGGGCAAGAAGAAATATTCGTCCACGCGCAGAAGGACCAGAACATCGTCGTCGAGAACGACGAGACGACGAAGGTCGGTCACGATCGCAGCGAGGACGTCGGCAACGACGAGACGATCCAGATCGGTCACGACCGTAGCGGGCTATGCAATGGCCCATTCCGCAGCGCTTACCTCCCGGCATACCGAGCGCCGTGCGATTGA
- the metF gene encoding methylenetetrahydrofolate reductase [NAD(P)H], which produces MATTPISFEFYPPKTDEQRAQLDKTAAKLKSHQPDYVSCTFGAGGSTLSYTPETVERLHTQHGLSAAPHLSCVGGTREELGELLERYKTMGCRRIVALRGDLPSGMGHTGDFRYATELVEFIRREHDGYFHIEVGCYPECHPQSDDALADLRHFKGKVDAGADGAITQYFYNADAYFRFVDDARRLGVEIPIVPGIMPISNFSQLRRFSDACGAEIPRWIGKRMQAYGDDVESIREFAADFVADMCRRLVEGGAPGLHFYTLNLTKPTLSVLARMA; this is translated from the coding sequence ATGGCCACGACCCCGATCAGCTTCGAGTTCTACCCGCCCAAGACCGACGAGCAGCGCGCGCAGCTGGACAAGACCGCAGCAAAGCTGAAATCGCACCAGCCCGATTACGTCTCCTGCACGTTCGGCGCGGGCGGTTCGACGTTGAGCTACACGCCCGAGACGGTCGAGCGCCTGCACACGCAGCATGGGCTGAGCGCGGCGCCTCACCTGTCGTGCGTGGGCGGCACGCGCGAGGAGCTCGGCGAACTGCTCGAGCGCTACAAGACCATGGGCTGCCGGCGCATCGTCGCGCTGCGCGGTGACCTGCCCTCCGGCATGGGCCATACCGGCGATTTCCGTTACGCGACCGAACTGGTCGAGTTCATCCGCCGCGAGCACGACGGCTATTTCCATATCGAAGTCGGCTGCTATCCCGAATGCCATCCGCAGTCCGATGATGCGCTCGCCGATCTTCGCCATTTCAAGGGGAAGGTCGACGCCGGTGCGGATGGCGCGATCACGCAGTACTTCTACAACGCCGACGCGTATTTCCGTTTCGTCGACGATGCACGCCGCCTGGGTGTCGAGATCCCGATCGTGCCCGGCATCATGCCGATCTCGAACTTCTCGCAGTTGCGTCGTTTCTCCGATGCGTGCGGCGCGGAAATCCCGCGCTGGATCGGCAAGCGCATGCAGGCTTACGGCGACGACGTGGAATCGATCCGTGAATTCGCGGCCGACTTCGTGGCCGACATGTGCCGCCGCCTCGTCGAGGGCGGTGCGCCCGGCCTGCATTTCTACACGCTGAACCTGACCAAACCGACGCTGTCGGTGCTCGCGCGGATGGCCTGA
- the tssD gene encoding type VI secretion system tube protein TssD yields the protein MPTPAYIALQGKTQGNITQGAFTADSVGNTFVEGHEDEILVQEVRHIVTVPTDPQSGQPSGQRVHRPLKFTCALNKAVPLMYNALAAGEMLPTVTLKWFRATIISGSSGFVIDGKSAATVGDVTDHGGTLTEGDSGFLLG from the coding sequence ATGCCAACCCCCGCCTACATCGCCCTCCAGGGCAAGACCCAGGGCAACATCACCCAGGGCGCGTTCACCGCCGACTCCGTTGGCAACACCTTCGTCGAAGGCCACGAGGACGAGATCCTCGTGCAGGAAGTGAGGCACATCGTCACCGTGCCGACCGATCCGCAGTCAGGCCAGCCGTCCGGCCAGCGCGTGCACCGCCCGCTGAAGTTCACCTGCGCGCTGAACAAGGCCGTGCCGCTGATGTACAACGCATTGGCCGCCGGCGAGATGCTGCCGACCGTCACCTTGAAGTGGTTCCGCGCCACCATCATCAGCGGTTCGTCGGGCTTCGTGATTGACGGCAAGTCAGCGGCCACGGTGGGCGATGTCACAGATCACGGCGGCACGCTCACCGAAGGCGACAGCGGCTTTCTGCTGGGCTGA